In a genomic window of Candidatus Binatus sp.:
- a CDS encoding TldD/PmbA family protein has protein sequence MIGRGDLFEAIEYLRREGESILARFARSKRGVAYADLRLEVVFNRAGAAVGGEPRDGSESESAAYAVSVHVADGAGPVGHGQTGAEIGALARRPAKLVAELRRGLGEAFDRARFSARQKADLIAHCGDAAKGLLVAQIPPREKVRDDIDASFRQDPRLLSTDALKKISLDASREVAALGDAIAYQVVAAMTELRREIFIDTAGTVVSQAYAFSQGDCYVVAQIGGGHQESYDSIGQQRGLECLSEGWRGELMPNPDLARFCVNLASEARELAAAPILKPPDGEVVVVTDPHFNALVSHEVIGHPCEADRALKMEAAYAGRSWFLRSLADNQLGKAVASPLLSACSDPSLDGYGHYRYDHEGTRGRRVMHIDRGIFSGFLNSRATAAVLGAEPNGAARASEGWHVPLIRMSNTFFLPGETPPEKIIAEVEHGYYVCGHQIPSISESRENFRISARRIYEIDHGRIGRLYRSGSVIADSKSFFTRVDAVGNDLRLIAIPNCGKGQPMQVKRMSNGGPTLRSRARLAGN, from the coding sequence TTGATCGGGCGCGGCGATTTGTTCGAAGCGATCGAATACCTGCGCCGCGAGGGCGAGAGCATCCTCGCGCGCTTCGCACGCTCAAAGCGCGGCGTCGCGTACGCCGATCTGCGCCTCGAAGTCGTCTTCAATCGCGCCGGCGCTGCTGTGGGCGGTGAACCCCGCGACGGCTCTGAGAGCGAGAGCGCTGCGTACGCAGTCTCGGTTCATGTCGCCGACGGGGCGGGCCCTGTCGGTCACGGTCAGACCGGTGCCGAGATTGGCGCGCTGGCGCGCCGGCCGGCCAAACTTGTCGCCGAACTCCGGCGCGGGCTGGGCGAGGCCTTCGATCGCGCGCGCTTCAGCGCCCGCCAAAAAGCCGATCTCATCGCACATTGCGGCGACGCGGCGAAGGGCCTCCTCGTTGCGCAAATTCCACCCCGCGAAAAAGTTCGCGACGACATCGACGCGAGCTTTCGCCAGGATCCGCGCTTGCTCTCGACCGACGCGCTCAAGAAAATTTCGCTGGACGCATCGCGCGAAGTCGCCGCACTTGGCGACGCGATCGCCTACCAGGTCGTCGCCGCGATGACCGAGTTGCGCCGCGAAATATTCATCGATACCGCCGGCACCGTCGTGTCCCAGGCGTACGCGTTTTCGCAGGGCGACTGCTACGTCGTCGCCCAAATCGGCGGCGGCCACCAGGAAAGCTACGACTCGATCGGCCAGCAGCGCGGGCTCGAGTGCTTAAGCGAGGGATGGCGCGGCGAGTTGATGCCGAATCCGGACCTCGCGCGGTTTTGCGTCAACCTTGCCTCCGAAGCGCGCGAGCTTGCCGCCGCACCGATCCTGAAGCCTCCCGATGGCGAAGTCGTGGTCGTTACCGACCCGCATTTCAACGCGCTCGTCTCGCACGAGGTCATCGGCCATCCATGCGAAGCCGATCGCGCGCTTAAGATGGAAGCCGCTTACGCCGGGCGCAGCTGGTTCCTGCGCTCGCTCGCCGACAACCAGTTGGGCAAGGCCGTCGCATCGCCACTGCTCTCCGCCTGCTCCGATCCGAGCCTCGACGGTTACGGCCACTACCGCTACGACCACGAAGGCACGCGCGGGCGGCGCGTGATGCACATCGATCGCGGCATCTTCAGCGGCTTTCTCAATTCGCGCGCGACCGCCGCCGTGCTTGGCGCGGAGCCCAACGGCGCGGCGCGTGCGAGCGAAGGATGGCACGTGCCGCTGATCAGAATGTCCAACACCTTCTTCCTTCCCGGGGAAACGCCACCCGAAAAAATCATCGCCGAGGTCGAGCACGGCTACTACGTCTGCGGCCATCAGATTCCCTCGATCTCCGAATCGCGCGAGAACTTCCGAATCTCCGCACGCCGCATTTATGAAATCGATCACGGGCGAATCGGGCGCCTCTATCGCTCCGGCAGCGTGATCGCCGACTCGAAAAGCTTCTTCACCAGGGTGGACGCGGTCGGCAACGATCTGCGGCTCATCGCGATCCCCAACTGCGGCAAGGGACAGCCGATGCAGGTCAAGCGCATGTCCAACGGCGGGCCGACGCTGCGCTCGCGCGCACGGCTGGCGGGCAACTGA
- the recO gene encoding DNA repair protein RecO: MPVEESTPAIVLRARDYAESDRIVTLLTLHAGKLSGIAKGAKASRHRFERKLEPFTHVVLHYRRRPHGQLVFITRAEAADLPQHVLDDDLAKIALGSYMLDLTDALTTEEGEAADAYRVLSEGLGALSHRFADAALRQAFELRLLGWAGFGLEFTRCRICASANGVNGAAVYFVVSRGGVVCAKCRPSVAEGAIKLSSGAAAILARLGTAPMDDSPGSEAAGPDGALALARFIGSIVDRRLRSQEFLDSVLSGAGKE; encoded by the coding sequence ATGCCGGTCGAAGAATCAACGCCGGCGATCGTGCTTCGCGCGCGCGACTACGCCGAGTCGGATCGAATCGTCACGCTGCTGACGCTGCACGCCGGCAAGCTCAGCGGCATCGCGAAGGGCGCCAAGGCGTCGCGGCATCGCTTCGAGCGCAAGCTCGAACCATTTACGCACGTCGTCCTGCACTACCGCCGGCGGCCACACGGGCAGTTGGTGTTTATCACGCGCGCCGAAGCGGCCGACCTGCCTCAACACGTGCTCGACGACGACCTCGCCAAGATCGCGCTGGGCAGCTACATGCTCGACCTCACCGACGCGCTGACGACCGAGGAGGGCGAAGCGGCGGATGCGTATCGGGTGTTGTCGGAAGGACTCGGCGCGCTGAGCCACCGGTTTGCAGACGCGGCGCTGCGCCAGGCTTTCGAGCTGCGGCTGCTGGGATGGGCCGGCTTCGGACTCGAGTTTACGCGCTGCCGCATATGCGCGAGCGCCAACGGCGTCAACGGCGCGGCGGTTTATTTCGTGGTGTCGCGCGGCGGGGTCGTGTGCGCAAAATGCCGGCCTTCGGTGGCGGAGGGCGCGATCAAGCTGTCGAGCGGCGCCGCCGCAATTCTCGCGCGCCTGGGGACGGCGCCGATGGACGATTCGCCCGGCTCGGAGGCGGCGGGACCGGACGGTGCGCTCGCGCTGGCGCGGTTCATCGGATCGATCGTGGATCGGCGGCTGCGCAGCCAGGAATTTCTCGATTCAGTTTTGTCGGGCGCGGGCAAAGAGTGA
- a CDS encoding AAA family ATPase — MADTALSKLARIREELNRMFLERIDLIDGAIVAMLSANHVLIIGPPGTAKSMLADELCRRIEGANYFQWLLTKFSTPEEIFGAVSLKGLEEDDYRRVTTHKLPEAHIAFLDEIFKANSSILNALLTIINERIFHNGRERVAVPLITMFGASNELPDEDELTALYDRFMLRFMADYITEEHGFIRMMAGGPQPARTTLKFAELDELRAAAAAVKVPGAILEAIAQIRRELAREQIVVSDRRWKNSLGILRAHAIVAGRTAVVEDDLMFLAHVLWKDPEERPKVAETLRRIVRGYEDKLQELVFESRELREYADGAWESEELRRRALTEANAKLASIAARFDVLLKEASDSGRAVANAERMRLEVKDIQQAVFRRSVGD, encoded by the coding sequence ATGGCAGACACCGCACTATCGAAGCTCGCGCGAATCCGCGAGGAACTGAACCGGATGTTCCTCGAACGAATCGATTTGATCGACGGCGCAATCGTCGCGATGCTGTCGGCGAATCACGTTCTGATAATCGGGCCGCCGGGAACGGCGAAATCGATGCTGGCCGACGAACTGTGCCGGCGAATCGAAGGGGCGAACTATTTTCAGTGGCTGCTGACGAAGTTCAGCACGCCGGAGGAAATTTTCGGCGCCGTGAGTTTGAAGGGACTCGAAGAAGACGATTACCGCCGCGTCACCACGCACAAACTGCCCGAGGCGCACATCGCGTTCCTCGACGAAATCTTCAAAGCCAACTCCTCGATCCTCAACGCACTGTTGACGATCATCAACGAGCGTATTTTCCACAACGGGCGCGAGCGCGTCGCGGTGCCGCTGATTACGATGTTCGGCGCGTCGAACGAACTGCCCGACGAGGACGAACTGACCGCGCTTTACGATCGCTTCATGCTGCGCTTCATGGCCGATTACATCACCGAGGAGCACGGCTTCATCCGCATGATGGCGGGCGGTCCGCAGCCGGCGCGGACGACGCTTAAATTTGCGGAGCTCGACGAGCTGCGCGCGGCGGCGGCGGCGGTCAAGGTGCCGGGCGCGATCCTCGAGGCGATTGCGCAAATCAGGCGCGAACTCGCGCGCGAGCAAATCGTCGTTTCGGACCGGCGCTGGAAAAACTCGCTCGGCATTTTGCGCGCGCACGCAATCGTCGCCGGACGCACCGCGGTGGTTGAAGACGATCTTATGTTCCTCGCGCACGTCCTGTGGAAAGACCCCGAAGAGCGGCCCAAGGTGGCCGAGACGCTGCGCCGAATCGTCAGGGGATACGAAGACAAGCTGCAGGAACTGGTGTTCGAGAGCCGCGAGCTGCGCGAATACGCCGACGGCGCGTGGGAGAGCGAGGAGCTGCGGCGGCGCGCGCTGACCGAGGCGAATGCGAAACTCGCCAGCATCGCGGCGCGTTTCGACGTGCTGCTGAAGGAGGCGTCGGACTCCGGCCGGGCGGTCGCCAACGCGGAGCGGATGCGCCTCGAGGTCAAGGACATTCAGCAAGCCGTGTTCCGCAGAAGCGTCGGCGATTAG
- a CDS encoding slipin family protein, producing MASGIGVVVFIVAIFILSGLKILNEYERGVVFRLGRLTPYRGPGVIFVIPVIERMMRIDLRTVTLDIPPQDVITKDNVTVKVSAVLYFRVVDPSRAVTEVENFLFATMQLAQTTLRSVGGQTELDELLSQRDKLNARIQEIVDSQTEPWGVKVTLVELKNIDLPQDMQRAIAAQAEAERERRAKVIAAEGEFQAAQRLSEAAEIMSKSPVTLQLRYLQTLKEIAGEHNSTIVFPLPIDLLEPFRAFAKAVGGGGDKPTT from the coding sequence ATGGCGAGCGGAATAGGCGTAGTCGTCTTCATCGTTGCAATTTTCATTTTGAGCGGGCTCAAAATCCTCAACGAGTACGAGCGCGGCGTAGTCTTTCGTCTCGGCCGGCTCACTCCTTATCGCGGGCCGGGCGTGATCTTCGTGATCCCCGTGATCGAGCGGATGATGCGAATCGATCTGCGGACCGTTACGCTGGACATCCCGCCGCAGGACGTGATCACCAAGGACAACGTGACCGTCAAGGTCAGCGCGGTCCTGTACTTTCGGGTCGTGGATCCCTCGCGCGCGGTCACCGAGGTCGAAAATTTCCTGTTCGCCACGATGCAACTGGCGCAGACCACGTTGCGCTCCGTCGGCGGCCAGACCGAACTCGACGAGTTGCTCAGCCAGCGCGACAAGCTCAACGCGCGCATCCAGGAAATCGTCGATTCGCAAACCGAGCCGTGGGGCGTGAAGGTCACGCTCGTCGAGTTGAAAAATATCGATCTCCCGCAGGATATGCAGCGCGCGATCGCGGCGCAGGCCGAGGCCGAGCGCGAGCGCCGCGCCAAGGTGATCGCGGCGGAAGGTGAATTCCAAGCCGCGCAGCGGCTCTCGGAGGCGGCGGAGATCATGAGCAAGAGTCCCGTCACGCTCCAGCTTCGCTACCTGCAGACGCTCAAGGAGATCGCGGGCGAGCACAATTCCACCATCGTCTTTCCGTTGCCGATCGATCTGCTCGAACCGTTCCGCGCGTTTGCCAAAGCTGTCGGCGGCGGCGGCGACAAGCCCACGACCTGA
- a CDS encoding nodulation protein NfeD codes for MSLRLSFVAIAALTIAIGSLASDRILAAAAPAKSAAHPPWVQLITIDGSINPATASYIEDSLASANAGGASALVIELDTPGGLLTSAEKIVKDILAAPVPVIVYVAPSGASAASAGTFITEAANVAAMAPGTTIGAAHPIEEGGEDIKGVMGQKIENFTATFARTIAEQRGRNQDWIEQAVRRSVAIGEREALAKNVVDIVAPDLRSLLTQATGRKVQVAGHTVTLALADATVRRVRMTPGQQLLNTLADPNIVYLLLMAGLIGLYFEFAHPGVIFPGVAGAICLLLALASFQVLPVNLTGLLLIFLGVGLLISEAFVTSYGILGLGGVAAFVIGSLFLIDTSKTNLVVDRDIIYGAAAALTLIILGIGYIVARERRRRSTTGAEGLVGEVGEVREAIAPGAPGKVFVHGEIWRAVSTDALSPGARARVKSIDGLELQVQKLP; via the coding sequence GTGAGCCTGCGCTTAAGCTTCGTCGCCATCGCGGCATTAACGATCGCGATCGGATCGCTCGCATCGGATCGAATACTTGCCGCCGCCGCGCCCGCGAAATCGGCTGCGCATCCGCCGTGGGTTCAACTGATCACGATTGACGGCTCGATCAATCCCGCCACCGCGTCCTACATCGAGGATTCGCTCGCGTCCGCAAACGCGGGAGGGGCAAGCGCCCTGGTGATCGAGCTCGACACGCCGGGCGGCCTTCTCACTTCCGCCGAAAAGATCGTCAAGGACATCCTGGCCGCTCCCGTACCCGTAATCGTGTACGTCGCGCCGTCAGGCGCCAGCGCCGCGTCCGCCGGCACCTTCATCACCGAAGCTGCGAACGTAGCCGCGATGGCGCCTGGAACTACAATCGGTGCGGCTCATCCGATCGAAGAGGGCGGAGAGGACATCAAGGGCGTGATGGGTCAGAAGATCGAGAATTTCACGGCGACCTTTGCACGCACGATCGCTGAGCAGCGCGGGCGCAACCAGGATTGGATCGAGCAGGCCGTCCGCCGCAGCGTTGCGATCGGCGAGCGCGAGGCGCTGGCCAAGAACGTCGTCGATATCGTCGCGCCCGACCTGCGCAGCCTGCTGACGCAAGCCACCGGGCGCAAGGTCCAGGTCGCAGGCCACACCGTGACGCTCGCGCTGGCCGATGCCACCGTGCGCCGCGTGCGAATGACGCCCGGCCAGCAACTGCTCAACACCCTGGCCGATCCCAACATCGTCTATCTGCTGCTGATGGCGGGACTGATCGGCCTGTACTTCGAGTTCGCGCATCCGGGAGTCATCTTTCCCGGCGTTGCCGGCGCGATTTGCCTGCTGCTCGCGCTGGCGTCGTTCCAGGTCCTGCCGGTAAATCTCACCGGCTTGCTGTTGATTTTTCTCGGCGTTGGATTGCTGATCTCCGAAGCCTTCGTCACCAGCTATGGAATCCTCGGCTTGGGCGGCGTTGCGGCGTTCGTCATAGGCTCGCTGTTTTTGATTGACACTTCGAAGACCAACCTGGTGGTCGATCGCGACATTATATATGGCGCGGCCGCGGCGCTGACGCTGATCATCCTCGGCATCGGATACATCGTGGCCCGCGAGCGCCGCCGCCGCTCGACCACCGGCGCGGAAGGCCTGGTCGGCGAGGTCGGCGAGGTGCGCGAGGCGATCGCTCCCGGCGCGCCGGGCAAAGTGTTTGTTCATGGCGAGATTTGGCGCGCGGTCAGCACCGACGCGCTCAGCCCCGGCGCGCGCGCTCGCGTCAAGTCGATCGACGGTTTGGAATTGCAAGTGCAGAAGTTGCCGTGA
- a CDS encoding histidine phosphatase family protein → MGKLIMVRHGESEGNAIRRFTTSADTKITELGRRQAREAALRIKLKFQPTLVIASTFARARETGLIIAGELRIPIEYEAEFREQSLGELAGQPYESVANDPSFDPKRSWVWRAPGGESHEDVLRRVAPVLDRVARQYPSEEIVIVSHGGVMRSVWAHVTGKWENAHVPPNCGIVVIEHESGRYRDPEVVYGESPARETGG, encoded by the coding sequence ATGGGCAAGCTGATAATGGTTCGTCATGGCGAGAGCGAAGGCAACGCGATTCGGCGCTTCACCACCTCCGCCGACACGAAAATCACCGAGCTTGGCCGCCGCCAGGCGCGCGAGGCCGCGCTCAGAATCAAGCTGAAGTTTCAGCCGACGCTGGTGATTGCGAGCACGTTCGCGCGCGCCCGCGAGACCGGCCTCATCATCGCCGGGGAACTGCGCATCCCGATCGAATACGAGGCGGAGTTCCGCGAGCAGAGTCTTGGCGAGCTCGCCGGACAGCCGTACGAGTCGGTCGCCAACGATCCCAGCTTCGATCCGAAGCGCTCATGGGTGTGGCGCGCGCCGGGCGGCGAGAGTCATGAAGACGTGCTCAGGCGCGTCGCTCCGGTTCTCGATCGCGTAGCCCGGCAATATCCCAGCGAGGAGATCGTAATCGTCAGTCATGGCGGCGTGATGCGATCGGTGTGGGCGCACGTGACCGGCAAGTGGGAAAACGCTCACGTGCCGCCCAACTGCGGTATCGTTGTGATCGAGCATGAAAGCGGCCGCTACCGCGATCCCGAAGTGGTGTACGGAGAATCTCCGGCGCGCGAAACCGGCGGATAA
- the coaBC gene encoding bifunctional phosphopantothenoylcysteine decarboxylase/phosphopantothenate--cysteine ligase CoaBC — protein MGVLSGKTIVVGVSGGIAAYKSAELVRLLVNAGAVVRVMMTRNATEFITPLTLQTLSSNPVATDTFSLTQESEIGHIRLADSADAIVIAPATADVIAKAAVGIADNIVTTVLLATRAKVAFAPAMNVHMYEHPTVAENLARLRSRGAVIVDPGEGALACGYEGKGRLADPAIIVAEIEKMLSAQDVAGENILVTAGPTQEPIDAVRFVSNRSSGKMGFAIARAARRRGAAVRIIAGPSALATPCGVERIDTVTAAGMLSQTSSNFPWSTALVMAAAVADFRPANLARGKIKKDARGLRLEMEPIADEMPRLAAKKGARLLVGFAAETDDLEANARAKLKRKGLDLIVANDVTREGAGFEVDTNIVTLIGSDGRSQSHPQMSKDAVADLILDRIVAIRAAKPKSARPGKSSRLRAVR, from the coding sequence ATGGGCGTGCTTAGCGGCAAAACGATCGTTGTCGGCGTGAGTGGCGGAATCGCCGCGTACAAATCTGCGGAACTCGTCCGCCTGCTGGTCAACGCCGGCGCAGTCGTCCGGGTGATGATGACGCGTAACGCAACCGAGTTCATCACGCCGCTCACGCTCCAGACGCTCAGCTCGAATCCTGTCGCCACCGACACGTTCTCGCTGACGCAGGAATCTGAAATCGGCCACATTAGACTCGCCGACAGCGCCGACGCGATCGTGATCGCGCCCGCGACCGCCGACGTGATCGCCAAGGCCGCGGTCGGTATCGCCGACAACATAGTGACCACCGTGTTGCTTGCCACGCGGGCGAAAGTCGCGTTCGCACCCGCGATGAACGTGCACATGTACGAGCATCCGACGGTCGCCGAGAACCTCGCCAGGCTGCGGTCGCGCGGTGCGGTGATCGTCGATCCCGGCGAGGGCGCACTGGCATGCGGCTACGAGGGCAAGGGCCGTTTGGCGGACCCGGCGATCATCGTCGCGGAAATCGAAAAGATGCTCTCCGCGCAGGACGTTGCGGGCGAAAACATTCTGGTAACGGCAGGACCGACCCAGGAACCGATCGATGCGGTGCGATTCGTCTCCAACCGTTCGTCGGGCAAGATGGGATTTGCGATCGCGCGCGCGGCGCGGCGCCGCGGCGCGGCCGTGCGAATCATCGCGGGGCCGTCCGCGCTGGCGACGCCCTGCGGCGTCGAACGAATCGACACGGTGACTGCGGCCGGGATGCTCAGTCAAACGTCCAGCAATTTTCCGTGGTCCACGGCGCTGGTGATGGCGGCGGCGGTTGCCGATTTCCGCCCGGCGAATTTGGCGCGCGGCAAGATCAAGAAAGATGCGCGCGGGCTTCGACTCGAGATGGAGCCGATCGCGGACGAGATGCCGCGCCTGGCGGCGAAGAAGGGCGCGCGCCTGCTGGTCGGGTTCGCCGCCGAGACCGACGACCTGGAAGCCAACGCGCGCGCCAAGCTTAAACGCAAGGGACTCGACCTTATCGTCGCCAACGACGTGACGCGGGAGGGCGCCGGCTTTGAAGTCGATACCAATATCGTCACGCTAATCGGCTCCGACGGTCGCTCCCAGAGCCATCCGCAGATGTCCAAGGACGCGGTCGCGGACCTGATCCTCGATCGAATCGTCGCAATCCGCGCCGCCAAACCGAAGTCCGCCCGCCCAGGTAAATCCTCGCGCCTGCGCGCCGTCAGATAG
- a CDS encoding CaiB/BaiF CoA transferase family protein, protein MEKALTGVKVLDLTQFEAGTSCTEMLAWLGADVIKVESPKMGEQGRWLLTEKPGVDSYYFILLNANKRGITLNLKSEKGRAMFIDLVKQVDMLAENFSLGTLEGLGLGYDRLREINPRLIYLTIKGFGTHGPYSKYKSFDMIAQAAGGAMALTGFPGSPPLKPGPTIGDTGTGMHAAIGVLAAYIQRERTGKGQKVEVSMQDAVLNFVRVPMMGTYVTHKPAPRVGNRIGGGGPGDIYKCAPGGDNDYCYILCTSPEMFESLLKVIGRPEVASDERFAGRNRAKNVDTLAEMINEWTGRHTKFEVMRILGEAGVPCGAVLDSVELLNDPHLKQRGMIVTIKHPVRGDFTMPGCPVRLEDSPVEVTAAPLLGQHNADVYGDLLGLGAGQLEDLKREGII, encoded by the coding sequence ATGGAAAAGGCGCTGACCGGGGTCAAAGTTCTGGACCTGACGCAATTCGAGGCCGGCACCTCGTGCACCGAGATGCTCGCGTGGCTCGGTGCGGACGTGATCAAAGTCGAGTCGCCAAAGATGGGCGAGCAGGGCCGCTGGCTGCTCACCGAAAAGCCGGGGGTCGATTCGTACTACTTCATCCTGCTCAACGCCAACAAACGCGGCATCACGCTCAACCTCAAGAGCGAGAAGGGCCGCGCGATGTTCATCGACCTGGTCAAGCAAGTCGATATGCTGGCCGAAAATTTTTCGCTGGGCACGCTCGAAGGCCTCGGCCTTGGCTACGATCGCCTGCGCGAAATAAATCCGCGCCTCATCTACCTGACCATCAAGGGCTTTGGCACGCACGGCCCTTACAGCAAGTACAAAAGCTTCGACATGATTGCGCAGGCTGCCGGCGGCGCGATGGCGCTTACCGGCTTTCCCGGTTCGCCCCCGCTCAAGCCCGGACCCACCATCGGCGACACCGGCACCGGCATGCATGCGGCCATCGGCGTGCTTGCCGCGTACATCCAGCGCGAACGCACCGGCAAGGGACAGAAAGTCGAAGTCTCGATGCAGGACGCGGTGCTGAACTTCGTGCGCGTTCCCATGATGGGTACCTACGTCACCCACAAACCCGCGCCGCGCGTCGGCAACCGCATTGGCGGCGGTGGTCCCGGCGACATCTATAAATGCGCGCCCGGCGGCGACAACGACTATTGCTACATCCTGTGCACGTCGCCCGAGATGTTCGAGAGCCTGTTGAAGGTGATCGGCCGCCCGGAAGTCGCGAGCGACGAGCGTTTCGCGGGACGAAACCGCGCCAAAAACGTCGACACGCTGGCCGAGATGATTAACGAGTGGACCGGCCGTCACACCAAGTTCGAGGTGATGCGCATCCTCGGCGAGGCTGGCGTCCCATGCGGCGCCGTGCTCGACAGCGTCGAGTTGCTCAACGATCCCCATCTCAAGCAGCGCGGCATGATCGTCACGATCAAGCATCCCGTGCGCGGCGACTTCACGATGCCGGGATGCCCGGTGCGCCTCGAAGATTCACCCGTCGAAGTGACAGCCGCGCCCCTGCTGGGTCAGCACAACGCCGACGTCTATGGCGATTTGCTCGGACTCGGCGCCGGCCAGCTCGAAGACCTCAAGCGCGAAGGCATCATCTGA
- a CDS encoding uracil-DNA glycosylase codes for MDASSPPDRRTLVATIRDYVEQLREEGMEGLPAPAPGAARHALTAPAPAADSVPEAGRTDDALVPAELFSKYPGLEKSTTLDELRQFIGDCQRCKLAPRRINLVFGVGDPNAQLMFVGEAPGADEDARGEPFVGRAGQLLTDIIERGMGIRRAEVYICNVIKCRPPDNRNPEPDEVAACEPFLFRQIELVRPRAIIGLGAFAVQAVLKVKTPISKLRGNWHDFRGIRFMPTFHPAYLLRNPSDKRLVWADIQEVMKFLGMPIPRRAGSGS; via the coding sequence ATGGACGCGTCGTCGCCGCCGGATCGTCGCACGCTGGTCGCCACGATCCGCGACTACGTCGAGCAGTTGCGCGAGGAGGGGATGGAAGGACTTCCCGCGCCGGCGCCCGGGGCCGCGCGCCACGCGCTCACCGCGCCGGCGCCTGCAGCCGATTCGGTGCCCGAAGCCGGCAGGACCGACGACGCACTCGTGCCCGCCGAACTGTTCTCGAAATATCCCGGACTCGAAAAATCCACGACGCTCGACGAGCTGCGCCAGTTCATCGGAGATTGCCAACGATGCAAGCTGGCGCCGCGCCGTATCAATCTCGTCTTCGGGGTCGGCGATCCCAACGCGCAGTTGATGTTCGTCGGCGAGGCGCCCGGCGCCGACGAGGACGCCCGCGGCGAGCCGTTCGTCGGCCGCGCCGGTCAATTGCTGACCGACATCATCGAGCGCGGCATGGGCATCCGCCGCGCCGAGGTGTACATCTGCAACGTGATCAAGTGCCGGCCGCCCGACAATCGAAATCCCGAACCCGACGAAGTCGCCGCGTGCGAGCCGTTTCTTTTTCGCCAGATTGAGCTCGTGCGTCCGCGCGCGATCATCGGGCTGGGCGCCTTCGCCGTGCAGGCCGTGCTGAAAGTGAAGACGCCCATCAGCAAGCTGCGCGGCAACTGGCACGATTTCCGCGGCATTCGATTCATGCCCACGTTTCATCCCGCCTACCTGCTGCGCAACCCGAGCGACAAACGGCTGGTGTGGGCCGATATTCAGGAAGTGATGAAATTTCTCGGGATGCCGATTCCGCGCCGCGCGGGTTCCGGCTCGTGA